A portion of the Lolium rigidum isolate FL_2022 chromosome 1, APGP_CSIRO_Lrig_0.1, whole genome shotgun sequence genome contains these proteins:
- the LOC124684294 gene encoding uncharacterized protein LOC124684294, with amino-acid sequence MAAAALLLLLSLAAATSNTSDNMEKSRSEEETRRIFLHWTAEHGKTYASAAEEEDGYATFKHRLRLIDQQWHNNGYSAWSWDRERSEEETRRIFVEWKALDDKIYSSIAHEEHRYAMFQDALRSVDRHNAGYAVGVHSSTQGINQFSDLTMEEYSAVCCGFSLERPSPAELERVRGVQERLRLIYAPPSLWSY; translated from the coding sequence CAACACATCGGACAACATGGAGAAGTCGAGGAGCGAGGAGGAGACGCGCCGGATCTTCCTGCACTGGACAGCGGAGCACGGCAAGACCTACGCctccgccgcggaggaggaggacgggtaCGCCACGTTCAAGCACCGCCTCCGCCTCATCGACCAGCAGTGGCACAACAATGGGTACTCCGCCTGGTCCTGGGACAGGGAGAGGAGCGAGGAGGAGACCCGGCGGATCTTCGTGGAGTGGAAGGCCCTGGACGACAAGATCTACAGCTCTATCGCCCACGAGGAGCATCGCTACGCCATGTTCCAGGACGCCCTCCGCTCCGTCGACCGACATAACGCCGGCTACGCGGTAGGGGTCCATAGTAGCACGCAAGGCATCAACCAGTTCAGTGATCTCACCATGGAGGAGTACAGCGCTGTTTGCTGCGGGTTCTCGCTGGAGAGGCCGTCGCCGGCCGAATTAGAGAGGGTGCGCGGGGTTCAGGAGCGGTTGCGGCTAATATATGCCCCTCCATCTCTTTGGTCTTATTGA